One genomic segment of Mycolicibacterium chubuense NBB4 includes these proteins:
- the pheA gene encoding prephenate dehydratase has translation MSGIAYLGPEGTFTEAALRAMETNGLIPPARDGGATAVTPIATDSTVGALAAVRAGAADFACVPIENSIDGSVSPTLDSLAAGTPLQIYAELTLDVSFTIAVRPGTDLAHVATVAAFPVAAAQVKRWLAEHLPDAQLLPANSNAAAAQDVAAGRADAAVSTALAARHHGLDALAEGVVDEVNARTRFVLVGPPGPPPKRTGADRTSVVLRLDNVPGALVSAMTELAVRDIDLTRIESRPTRTELGTYLFFLDFVGHIDDDSVAEALRALHRRCADVRFLGSWPTGDVAGAAPPEMDEAAAWLERLRDGTP, from the coding sequence GTGTCCGGCATCGCTTACCTCGGCCCCGAGGGAACGTTCACCGAAGCGGCCCTGCGTGCGATGGAGACCAACGGTTTGATCCCGCCGGCGCGGGACGGCGGCGCGACCGCAGTCACCCCCATCGCCACCGACAGCACCGTGGGCGCTCTGGCCGCCGTGCGTGCCGGTGCCGCCGATTTCGCGTGCGTGCCGATCGAGAACTCGATCGACGGGTCGGTGTCGCCGACGCTGGACAGCCTGGCCGCCGGAACGCCCCTGCAGATCTATGCCGAGTTGACGCTCGACGTGTCCTTCACGATCGCCGTGCGGCCCGGTACCGACCTGGCGCACGTCGCCACGGTCGCCGCCTTCCCCGTCGCGGCCGCGCAGGTCAAGCGCTGGCTGGCCGAACACCTCCCCGATGCCCAACTGCTACCGGCGAACTCGAACGCCGCCGCGGCGCAGGACGTCGCGGCCGGACGCGCCGACGCCGCGGTCAGCACGGCCCTGGCCGCCCGGCACCACGGCCTCGACGCGCTGGCCGAGGGCGTGGTCGACGAGGTCAACGCCCGGACCCGGTTCGTCCTGGTCGGGCCGCCCGGGCCGCCGCCGAAACGCACGGGCGCGGACCGGACCTCGGTGGTGCTGCGGCTCGACAACGTCCCCGGCGCCCTGGTGTCCGCGATGACCGAGTTGGCGGTTCGTGACATCGACCTGACCCGTATCGAATCCCGGCCCACCCGAACGGAACTCGGCACGTACCTGTTCTTCCTCGACTTCGTCGGCCACATCGACGACGACTCCGTCGCGGAAGCGTTGCGCGCGCTGCACCGCAGGTGTGCCGACGTGCGCTTCCTGGGTTCGTGGCCGACCGGCGACGTGGCCGGTGCCGCACCGCCCGAGATGGACGAGGCAGCGGCGTGGCTGGAGCGCCTCCGGGACGGAACTCCGTGA
- a CDS encoding DUF2470 domain-containing protein produces MTSPPPTAAPTTAERIRSACVRAGGAMIAAEGLEPTPTPVHHLLGDGSFAITVPADGAVASAVLSAGAAGVQAVLEMTDYAPLPLREPVRSLVWIQGRLRGIPLCEVAALLDLIASSEPNPALLQVISNPRQPVDEGRQLLMCLEIESVVVADATGAESVPLGALLDADPDPFCAMESCWLQHLESAHREVVERLAARLPAPLRRGRVRPLGLDRYGVCLRVEGDDGDHDVRLPFARPVSDVAGLSQAIRVLMGCPFLNGMRARRA; encoded by the coding sequence ATGACCTCTCCCCCACCGACCGCGGCCCCCACGACCGCCGAGCGGATCCGCAGCGCATGTGTGCGCGCCGGTGGCGCGATGATCGCCGCCGAAGGTCTCGAGCCGACCCCGACGCCGGTGCATCATCTCCTCGGCGACGGATCGTTCGCCATCACCGTTCCCGCGGACGGAGCCGTGGCGTCCGCGGTGCTCTCCGCGGGCGCCGCCGGTGTGCAGGCCGTGCTGGAGATGACGGACTACGCGCCACTGCCGCTGCGTGAACCCGTGCGCTCACTGGTCTGGATCCAGGGCAGGCTGCGCGGCATCCCGCTGTGCGAGGTGGCCGCCCTGCTGGATCTCATCGCCAGTTCAGAGCCGAATCCCGCTCTGCTACAGGTGATTTCGAATCCACGACAGCCAGTCGACGAGGGCCGCCAGCTGCTGATGTGTCTCGAGATCGAGTCGGTGGTCGTCGCCGACGCGACCGGCGCCGAATCCGTGCCGCTCGGCGCGCTGCTCGACGCCGATCCCGATCCGTTCTGCGCCATGGAGTCCTGCTGGCTCCAGCACCTGGAGTCCGCCCACCGCGAGGTCGTCGAGCGGCTGGCCGCGCGGCTTCCCGCGCCGCTGCGCCGCGGCCGGGTGCGACCGCTCGGCCTGGACCGCTACGGAGTCTGCCTTCGGGTCGAAGGCGACGACGGCGACCACGACGTGCGCCTGCCGTTCGCCCGGCCGGTCAGCGACGTCGCCGGCCTGAGCCAGGCGATCCGGGTGCTGATGGGGTGCCCGTTCCTCAACGGAATGCGAGCCCGTCGGGCCTGA